In a genomic window of Lycium ferocissimum isolate CSIRO_LF1 chromosome 9, AGI_CSIRO_Lferr_CH_V1, whole genome shotgun sequence:
- the LOC132030798 gene encoding uncharacterized protein LOC132030798, with the protein MSGASRVRSMNVADSEARPVLGPAGNKAQRSPGSRKSLSKPTRKAVKSKEEVEMEDKNGHQPSPSLHSFDVVPSILRRQESLYSNLSLSASCSSDASTDSFHSSASTSRIYRMNSISSRRKQLASKSKRIVSDDITNSSIDSLQTKKRCSWVTPNTDPSYANFHDEEWGVPVHDDKKLFELLVLCGALAELTWPSILCKRHIFREVFADFDPIVVAKLNEKKTLAPGSTACSLLSELKLRGIIENARQMLKVIDEFGSFDKYIWSFVNHKPIVSGFRYPRQVPVKTSKADLISKDLIRRGFRGVGPTVVYSFMQVAGITNDHLLSCFRFHDCVESAEGKEKDSIKDETEATQANEAIETEICRSIDDLSFSS; encoded by the exons ATGTCAGGAGCTTCAAGGGTAAGGTCAATGAATGTAGCTGATTCAGAAGCAAGGCCAGTTCTTGGACCTGCTGGAAATAAGGCACAAAGGTCACCCGGTTCAAGAAAATCCCTTTCGAAACCTACGAGAAAGGCAGTGAAGTCAAAAGAGGAAGTTGAGATGGAAGATAAAAATGGTCACCAACCATCCCCTTCGTTGCATTCTTTTGATGTTGTTCCTTCGATACTTAGGCGACAGGAGTCGTTGTATTCTAACCTGTCACTTAGTGCTTCGTGTTCTTCTGATGCTTCAACGGATTCATTTCACAGCAGTGCTTCAACTAGTAGGATATATAGAATGAATAGTATCTCAAGTAGAAGGAAGCAGTTGGCATCGAAGTCCAAAAGGATTGTTTCAGATGATATAACAAACTCTTCAATTGACAGTTTGCAAACGAAGAAAAGATGTTCCTGGGTGACACCTAATACAG ATCCATCTTATGCTAATTTCCATGATGAAGAATGGGGAGTTCCAGTCCATGACGACAA GAAACTATTCGAGCTCCTTGTCCTTTGCGGGGCATTGGCTGAACTGACATGGCCTTCCATTCTTTGCAAAAGGCATATATTCAG AGAAGTATTTGCAGATTTTGATCCCATAGTAGTGGCCAAGTTGAACGAAAAGAAGACTTTAGCTCCTGGAAGTACAGCATGCTCACTATTATCTGAACTTAAACTGCGAGGCATCATTGAAAATGCTCGTCAAATGTTGAAG GTTATAgatgagtttggatcatttgaCAAGTATATCTGGAGCTTTGTGAACCACAAGCCTATAGTAAGCGGATTTAGATATCCTCGTCAGGTTCCAGTGAAGACATCGAAAGCGGATCTGATTAGCAAAGACCTAATAAGGAGAGGTTTTCGGGGCGTGGGACCAACTGTGGTCTACTCTTTCATGCAGGTTGCTGGTATTACAAACGACCATCTTCTTAGTTGCTTCAGATTTCACGACTGTGTGGAATCTGCTGAAGGTAAAGAGAAGGATTCAATCAAAGATGAAACTGAAGCAACACAAGCCAATGAAGCCATCGAAACAGAGATATGTAGATCGATCGATGATTTGAGTTTCTCCTCGTAG